In Yarrowia lipolytica chromosome 1F, complete sequence, a genomic segment contains:
- a CDS encoding uncharacterized protein (Compare to YALI0F04730g, uniprot|Q8TFK3 Yarrowia lipolytica GTP-binding protein) has product MSQEVAAFKLVLVGDGGTGKTTFVKRHETGEFVNRYNATLGVEVHPLNFATDCGNIRFDVWDTAGQEKFGGLRDGYYINGQCGIIMFDVTSRITYKNVPNWHRDLVRVCENIPIVLCGNKVDVKERKVKAKTITFHRKKNLQYYDISAKSNYNFEKPFLWLARKLAGNPSLEFVATPALRPAETAIDPEVMQAMQKDLEEANAMPLPDEDDADF; this is encoded by the exons ATGTCCCAGGAAGTTGCTGCTTTCAAGCTTGTGCTTGTCGGAGACGGTGGAACCGGAAAG ACCACCTTCGTTAAGCGACACGAGACCGGTGAGTTCGTGAACCGATACAACGCCACCCTCGGAGTGGAGGTGCACCCCCTCAACTTCGCCACCGACTGCGGAAACATCCGATTCGACGTGTGGGATACCGCTGGACAGGAGAAGTTCGGAGGTCTCCGAGACGGCTACTACATCAACGGCCAGTGCGGAATCATCATGTTCGACGTCACCTCCCGAATCACATACAAGAACGTGCCCAACTGGCACCGAGATCTCGTTCGAGTGTGCGAGAACATCCCCATCGTCCTGTGCGGAAACAAGGTCGACGtcaaggagcgaaaggtcaaggccaagaccATCACCTTCCACCGAAAGAAGAACCTCCAGTACTACGACATTTCCGCCAAGTCCAACTACAACTTTGAGAAGCCCTTCCTGTGGCTGGCTCGAAAGCTCGCCGGAAACCCCTCTCTGGAGTTTGTCGCCACCCCCGCCCTGCGACCCGCCGAGACCGCCATCGACCCCGAGGTCATGCAGGCCATGCAGAAGGAtctcgaggaggccaacGCCATGCCTCTTCCCGATGAGGATGATGCTGACTTTTAA
- a CDS encoding uncharacterized protein (Compare to YALI0F04752g, no similarity), which translates to MPKPYCDYCDTRITPDTLAVRKAHCTGRSHIAHVVDYYERAAQELGLFPRDMPSTLSQTQFRRYNEKLGDAPSPNKDVLPLKTGTKPAVPGFDPVLNQSAQLNSILYSGAPGYQPPAPVGAPMVSKKGKKVLPVPPHCGNLPPPPGLFYS; encoded by the exons ATGCCTAAG CCCTATTGCGATTATTGCGACACCCGAATCACACCCGACACGCTGGCGGTGCGAAAAGCTCACTGCACTGGACGAAGTCATATAGCCCATGTGGTTGACTACTACGAGCGGGCAGCCCAGGAACTTGGTCTGTTCCCTCGAGACATGCCGTCGACGCTTTCGCAGACGCAGTTTCGGCGCTACAACGAGAAACTGGGAGATGCTCCGTCTCCTAACAAGGACGTGTTGCCACTAAAGACAGGAACCAAGCCTGCTGTGCCTGGATTTGACCCGGTGTTGAATCAGTCGGCACAGCTGAACTCGATTCTATACAGTGGAGCTCCCGGATACCAGCCCCCTGCCCCGGTAGGAGCTCCTATGGTGAGCAAGAAAGGCAAGAAGGTGTTGCCGGTGCCTCCTCATTGTGGAAACCTGCCGCCGCCTCCGGGTCTATTTTACTCTTAG
- a CDS encoding uncharacterized protein (Compare to YALI0F04774g, weakly similar to uniprot|Q12349 Saccharomyces cerevisiae YLR295c ATP14 F1F0-ATPase complex subunit h) produces MFTLRAASRRAFSTSIARRNLISEAYTREVRAFKAPKLSAKDAEGQVKPWSAPSAPKPPVVEGADAAELQAYAEAPVDVEGQTNSKSASPQANDEDWLAFEEEEGVAV; encoded by the exons ATGTTTACCCTTCGAGCTGCTAGC CGACGTGCTTTCTCCACATCCATTGCCCGACGAAACCTGATTTCCGAGGCTTACACCCGGGAGGTGCGTGCATTCAAGGCCCCCAAGCTCTctgccaaggacgccgagGGTCAGGTCAAGCCCTGGTCCGCCCCCTCTGCCCCCAAGCCCCCCGTTGTCGAGGGTGCTGATGCCGCAGAGCTCCAGGCCTACGCCGAGGCTCCCGTCGATGTCGAGGGCCAGACTAACTCCAAGTCCGCCTCTCCCCAGGCCAACGATGAGGACTGGCTCGCtttcgaggaggaggagggtgttGCTGTTTAA
- a CDS encoding uncharacterized protein (Compare to YALI0F04796g, some similarities with uniprot|Q7SDB2 Neurospora crassa NCU02098.1 hypothetical protein), producing the protein MDLSRFRYQGADARELKPATKTLGSPPRRTSKAVGKKINGKAEGKTEDRSVSQTEDQPEDPTDGKKTGDPVKAAEMDDAKPPQSLLPLPTLLKPRLRLVFVGFNPGIMSSEKGHYYAHPSNSFWKNLNKYVVIGGGLTCYDDSSLMDSHGIGFTDLVARPTRGCEDLSREEMALGAQILVDQISANKPALVCIVGRGIWATVFRAVFKHQGIKKSEMPHFGLMPVHMGTSRVFVVPSTSGLVRDKRLELWRELGQLYRGKGEKQEDTDHVLLQASERVSNPKKEDDCSHDFSGRVKKEETDM; encoded by the coding sequence ATGGATCTCAGCAGATTCCGATACCAAGGAGCTGATGCCCGGGAGTTGAAGCCCGCAACTAAGACGTTGGGGAGCCCCCCTAGGAGGACGTCGAAGGCAGTtggcaagaagatcaaTGGCAAGGCAGAGGGCAAAACCGAGGACAGGTCAGTTAGCCAGACAGAGGACCAACCAGAGGACCCGACAGATGGCAAAAAGACAGGTGATCCGGTAAAGGCGGCTGAGATGGACGACGCCAAACCGCCCCAGTCTCTTTTACCCTTACCTACGCTTCTCAAACCCCGTCTGAGACTCGTATTCGTCGGGTTCAATCCCGGAATCATGTCTTCGGAAAAAGGCCACTACTACGCCCATCCTTCGAACTCCTTCTGGAAAAACTTGAACAAGTACGTGGTCATCGGAGGCGGTCTGACGTGCTACGACGATTCCTCTCTTATGGACAGCCACGGAATCGGATTCACGGACCTGGTGGCTCGTCCGACGCGAGGCTGCGAAGACTTGTCGCGTGAAGAGATGGCCCTGGGCGCGCAGATTCTCGTGGACCAGATTAGCGCCAACAAACCGGCGCTGGTGTGTATTGTGGGCCGCGGCATTTGGGCGACTGTATTTCGCGCCGTGTTCAAGCACCAGGGGATCAAGAAGAGTGAGATGCCTCACTTTGGGCTCATGCCCGTGCACATGGGCACATCGagggtgtttgtggtgcCCAGTACGAGTGGGTTGGTGAGAGATAAGAGGCTGGAGCTGTGGAGGGAGTTAGGACAACTGTATCGCGGGAAGGGGGAGAAACAGGAGGACACAGATCATGTGCTGCTACAAGCCTCAGAAAGGGTCAGTAACCCCAAGAAAGAAGACGATTGTAGTCATGATTTCAGTGGCCGtgtcaagaaggaagagacGGATATGTGA